A region of the Parcubacteria group bacterium genome:
AAATATATGAAAGATGTCGGGAAAAGCTGGTTTCATTGGGAATTGTTTAGTTTTTTAAGTTGTGTCATTCCGAGCGAGCGATAGCGAGTCGAGGAATCTAATTAGATCTTTCGACTCCGTGTCGCGACGACACTTCGCTCAAGATGACATTTTTATGCAGATGATGTCGAATAATAATATTAAAAAACTTTCTTCTAATTCTGGCGTTTATATTTTCAAAGATAAAACCGGAATAATTTTGTATATTGGCAAAGCGACTAACTTAAAAAACAGAGTCAGCTCTTATTTCAATGGAAGAATTGAAAATCGTCCGGTGCAATATGCTATTTCTCAAATTGCGAAAATTGAAACTAGAGAAACCGATTCGGTTTTGGAAGCGTTGATTTTGGAGGCCAATTTAATCAAAAAATACCAGCCGAAATATAATGTTGATTTAAAAGATGACAAATCGTTCAGTTATGCGGTAATTACCAAAGAAAAATTTCCCAGAATTTTAATTTTTCGAAGAACCGATTTAGAAAAAAATAAGAATATTATCAAATATAATTATGGTCCGTACACTTCTAAAAAACAATTGGAAATTGCGCTTAAAATTATTCGCAAGATTTTCCCCTATCATTCGCTTAGACAACAAACGGAAAAAGGCTGTCTAGACTACCAAATTGGACTTTGCCCGGGACCGCACGCTGGAGCGATTTCCCGAAAAGAATATCTCAAAAATATCCGAAATATTAAAATGATATTGGAAGGAAAGAAAAAAAGTTTGGTTAAAAAAATGGAAAAAGAGATGCAAGATTTTTCTAAAAAGTATGAGTTCGAAAAGGCGGGGGAAATCAGGAATAAAATATTTGCTTTGAATCATATTCGCGATATTGCGCTAATATCCAAAGATGAGCAGTTATCAGCAATCAGCAATCAGTCATTAAATATTCGCCTCGAAGCCTATGATATTTCTAATATTTCCGGACAATACGCGGTCGGATCGATGGTAGTTTTTAAAAACAATGAACCGGACAAATCGCAGTATCGAAAATTCAAGATAAAAACTGTTTCAAGCGCGGATGATGTGGGAATGATGAAGGAAGTTTTGATGCGAAGATTTAATAATAATTGGCCAAAACCGGATCTTATATTATTGGATGGAGGACAAGGACATCTTAGTATGTATGATAAATTAGCGCGCGAATTAAAACTGGAAATACCGGTAATTGCTGTCGCCAAAGGACCCACACGTAAAATTTCTAATTTCCAATTTCTAATTTCTAAACAATTTCCAATTTCCAAATTTTCAAATGATTTAAAAAATATTATAAATGATAAAAATCTTTTAGGAAGAATAACCAGCGAAGCGCATCGTTTTGCGATTGCTTATCATAAAAAAGTGAGAAGAAAAAGCTTTATTTAGTTATTTTGACTTTGGCTGCTGAAAATAAAACAAGAACTGTATAGTTAACAGTCAAG
Encoded here:
- a CDS encoding GIY-YIG nuclease family protein, which codes for MQMMSNNNIKKLSSNSGVYIFKDKTGIILYIGKATNLKNRVSSYFNGRIENRPVQYAISQIAKIETRETDSVLEALILEANLIKKYQPKYNVDLKDDKSFSYAVITKEKFPRILIFRRTDLEKNKNIIKYNYGPYTSKKQLEIALKIIRKIFPYHSLRQQTEKGCLDYQIGLCPGPHAGAISRKEYLKNIRNIKMILEGKKKSLVKKMEKEMQDFSKKYEFEKAGEIRNKIFALNHIRDIALISKDEQLSAISNQSLNIRLEAYDISNISGQYAVGSMVVFKNNEPDKSQYRKFKIKTVSSADDVGMMKEVLMRRFNNNWPKPDLILLDGGQGHLSMYDKLARELKLEIPVIAVAKGPTRKISNFQFLISKQFPISKFSNDLKNIINDKNLLGRITSEAHRFAIAYHKKVRRKSFI